One stretch of Prosthecobacter debontii DNA includes these proteins:
- a CDS encoding response regulator transcription factor, with product MKILIAEDDNNTREALREVLSMEGYDTVTASDGLQAVDFFRATRPDFVCLDVMMPGQNGYEVCKQIRKMDENVPILFITAKAEEIDTVLGLELGADDYMTKPFGVKEIIARIRAIMRRTAARSTGKQVTEEFTMDDLRIVPSELRAYRDGIEIQLSPRDVKVLTLLYSRRGKVVDRNTMADEVWGVDYFPESRALDQHVSQLRKRVEADPANPKIIRTVHGAGYRFE from the coding sequence ATGAAGATCCTCATTGCCGAAGATGATAACAACACGCGTGAAGCCCTGCGCGAAGTCTTGAGCATGGAAGGTTATGACACCGTCACAGCGAGCGATGGTTTACAGGCTGTGGATTTTTTCCGGGCGACGCGGCCCGACTTCGTCTGTCTGGATGTGATGATGCCTGGGCAAAACGGCTATGAAGTCTGCAAGCAGATCCGCAAAATGGATGAGAATGTGCCCATTCTTTTCATCACCGCCAAAGCGGAGGAGATCGATACCGTGCTAGGCCTCGAGCTCGGTGCCGATGATTACATGACCAAGCCATTTGGCGTCAAAGAAATCATCGCCCGCATTCGAGCCATCATGCGCCGCACCGCCGCCAGATCAACAGGCAAGCAAGTCACGGAGGAGTTCACCATGGACGACCTTCGCATCGTGCCCTCAGAGCTTCGTGCCTATCGCGATGGGATAGAAATCCAACTCAGCCCGCGCGACGTCAAAGTGCTGACACTGCTCTACAGCCGCCGTGGCAAGGTCGTGGACCGGAATACCATGGCCGACGAGGTCTGGGGAGTGGACTACTTCCCTGAAAGCCGAGCGCTGGATCAACATGTCTCTCAACTACGCAAGCGGGTGGAGGCGGACCCGGCCAATCCAAAGATCATCCGCACCGTCCATGGAGCGGGTTATCGGTTTGAGTAG
- a CDS encoding helix-turn-helix domain-containing protein: MNRRTIPSLQMSDYGHDRLRAQGVVVMPLEVSMHQEPQRLIPHFHDFFQLFLIQGPARLMHDFRDYDVTGITLFFLSPGQVHTIFPSASSMRGTVASFTQAFFDDQSPPPSLLFEMPFFFSAESAPWFQVKASQAVRLTSLVSDLQREYVEDREGAQEALRCLLRIICIEAKRLYTLNHAVNESSRASLLVRQFHLAIEHHFREWQNLAPYARKLGITPNHLNDVIHEQTGCSAGDLIRQRRLLDAKRLLLHSDLSISEIGYQIGFQDPSYFSRFFRREAGHTPAEFRELIREKYH, encoded by the coding sequence ATGAATCGCCGCACCATCCCTTCCCTCCAGATGAGCGATTACGGTCATGATCGCTTGAGGGCTCAGGGCGTTGTCGTGATGCCCTTGGAGGTCTCCATGCATCAGGAACCTCAGCGGCTGATTCCGCATTTTCACGATTTCTTCCAACTCTTTCTCATCCAGGGACCCGCTAGGCTCATGCACGATTTCCGGGATTATGATGTCACGGGCATCACCCTCTTTTTTCTGAGCCCAGGCCAAGTACACACTATCTTTCCGAGCGCCAGTTCCATGCGTGGCACCGTTGCCTCGTTCACCCAGGCGTTCTTTGATGATCAGTCACCACCCCCAAGCTTGTTGTTCGAGATGCCGTTCTTTTTCTCGGCGGAATCAGCCCCTTGGTTCCAGGTGAAAGCCTCGCAAGCCGTCCGGCTCACCAGTCTAGTCAGTGACTTGCAGCGCGAGTATGTGGAAGATCGAGAGGGTGCCCAGGAAGCACTTCGCTGCCTGCTGCGCATCATCTGTATCGAGGCCAAGCGGCTCTATACCCTGAACCATGCCGTGAATGAAAGTTCGCGTGCCAGCCTGCTGGTGCGTCAGTTCCATCTCGCGATCGAGCATCACTTCCGCGAGTGGCAAAACCTCGCCCCCTATGCCCGCAAACTGGGTATCACCCCAAATCACCTCAATGATGTTATTCATGAGCAAACTGGGTGTTCAGCCGGTGATCTCATCCGTCAGCGCAGACTTCTCGACGCCAAGCGTCTGCTCTTGCACTCCGACTTGAGCATCTCCGAAATCGGCTATCAAATAGGCTTTCAAGACCCATCTTATTTCAGCCGTTTCTTCCGTCGCGAAGCCGGGCATACCCCCGCCGAGTTTCGCGAACTGATCCGAGAAAAATACCATTGA
- a CDS encoding MFS transporter: protein MNETVIEDSPPLMRVQQDATQTVFALLFAISFSHMLNDTIQALLPAIYPVLKQSYGLTFTQLGLITLTFQVTASLLQPLVGYITDKRPLPYSLPIGMGMTLIGLLSLSKASSFPSILISSAFVGAGSAVFHPEASRIAHMAAGRRRGLAQSLFQVGGNAGTSIGPLLAAWFIVPHGQAALSWFSIIALVGVMVLFQVGQWQARNMHRVHKKRSLVTGHTEGPSTMRVALAVGVLVMLVFSKYVYLASLTNYYTFYLMDRFHVSVQQSQYYLFVFLFAVAAGTIIGGPVGDIIGRKRVIWVSILGVAPFSLWLPHAGLTMTAILSVFIGLILASAFSAILVYAQELMPGKIGMIAGLFFGLAFGIAGIGSAVLGSVADHQGINFVFHACAYLPLLGLLTVFLPDVETAKEK from the coding sequence ATGAATGAGACAGTGATCGAGGACTCACCACCGCTGATGCGGGTGCAGCAGGATGCCACACAAACCGTGTTTGCCCTGCTCTTCGCCATCAGCTTTTCCCACATGCTGAATGATACCATTCAGGCTCTACTCCCTGCCATCTACCCGGTGCTGAAGCAGTCCTATGGCCTTACCTTCACCCAGCTAGGTCTCATCACTCTGACTTTCCAAGTCACCGCTTCCCTTTTGCAGCCACTGGTCGGCTACATCACGGATAAAAGACCCCTGCCCTACTCTCTGCCCATCGGCATGGGCATGACTTTGATCGGCCTGCTTTCACTTTCAAAAGCAAGCAGCTTCCCCAGTATTCTGATTTCATCGGCCTTTGTCGGCGCGGGTTCAGCGGTCTTTCACCCTGAAGCCTCACGCATCGCACACATGGCCGCAGGGCGTCGCCGGGGGTTGGCCCAGTCGTTGTTCCAAGTGGGTGGCAATGCGGGCACTTCCATCGGTCCACTGCTGGCCGCTTGGTTCATTGTTCCTCATGGTCAGGCAGCTTTGTCATGGTTCTCCATCATCGCTTTGGTCGGTGTCATGGTACTGTTCCAGGTCGGCCAGTGGCAGGCTCGCAACATGCACCGCGTGCATAAAAAGCGGAGCCTTGTGACCGGTCACACCGAGGGTCCATCGACCATGCGGGTGGCCCTCGCCGTCGGAGTGCTGGTGATGTTGGTTTTCTCCAAGTACGTGTACTTGGCCAGCCTAACCAATTACTATACCTTTTATCTGATGGATCGCTTTCATGTCTCCGTGCAGCAGTCTCAGTATTACCTGTTTGTTTTCCTGTTTGCCGTCGCTGCGGGCACCATCATTGGGGGACCTGTGGGTGATATCATCGGCCGCAAGAGAGTGATTTGGGTGTCCATCCTCGGGGTGGCACCTTTCTCCCTGTGGTTACCCCATGCCGGGCTGACCATGACCGCCATACTGAGTGTCTTTATCGGGCTCATCCTTGCCTCGGCCTTCTCCGCCATCCTGGTGTATGCCCAGGAACTGATGCCGGGTAAGATCGGGATGATCGCGGGCCTATTCTTCGGCTTGGCCTTTGGCATCGCCGGAATCGGCTCAGCCGTGCTCGGCAGTGTGGCCGATCACCAGGGGATCAACTTTGTCTTCCATGCCTGTGCATATTTACCACTCCTGGGTCTCCTGACGGTTTTCTTACCGGATGTGGAGACGGCCAAAGAAAAGTGA
- a CDS encoding trans-sulfuration enzyme family protein: MKEDSSVPGNARFETRAIHIGQDYRSETGAVIPPIYMTSTFETGNPGGFDYTRSGSPNYRNLQNTLASLENAQHCTVFASGVSAITAIAFGLKAGDTIISEQNIYGCTYRLFERVLRKFDVHIKYVNLANPQNYPLIAELKPALVWLESPTNPLLKILDIAAIAKVAHSVGSTVVVDNTFASSLIQQPLDLGADLSLLSTTKYTNGHSDALGGAVCSNSDAWQEKMIFAQKALGLQPSPFDSWLTSRGVKTEAIRMERHSANALELATRLEKRKGVKSVRYPFLPSNPQYELAKKQMRAGSGMMLADFGHTQDQALAFIRKLRLFTQAESLGGIESLVCHPATMTHASIPKEIREEAGVTDGLIRFSVGIEHVEDLWEDIEQALHA, encoded by the coding sequence ATGAAAGAAGACTCCTCGGTGCCCGGAAATGCACGTTTTGAAACGCGAGCCATCCACATCGGCCAGGATTACCGCAGCGAAACCGGCGCGGTCATCCCGCCGATTTACATGACCTCGACCTTCGAAACGGGGAATCCAGGGGGCTTTGACTACACCCGCAGCGGCAGTCCCAATTACCGCAATCTGCAAAATACCCTGGCCAGCTTGGAGAACGCGCAGCATTGCACCGTCTTTGCCAGTGGCGTTTCAGCCATCACGGCCATCGCGTTCGGCCTCAAGGCCGGGGACACCATCATTTCAGAGCAGAACATCTACGGCTGCACCTACCGCCTGTTTGAGCGCGTGCTGCGCAAGTTCGATGTCCACATCAAGTATGTGAACCTCGCCAATCCTCAGAACTATCCCCTGATTGCTGAGCTAAAGCCCGCACTGGTCTGGCTGGAGTCCCCCACCAATCCTTTACTCAAAATCCTGGATATCGCCGCCATTGCCAAAGTGGCCCATAGCGTCGGCAGCACAGTCGTCGTGGACAATACCTTTGCCTCCAGCCTCATTCAGCAGCCTCTGGACCTGGGCGCGGATTTGTCCCTGCTCAGCACCACGAAATACACCAACGGCCATTCCGATGCGCTCGGCGGTGCGGTTTGCTCAAACTCCGACGCTTGGCAGGAGAAGATGATCTTTGCCCAAAAAGCGCTCGGTTTGCAGCCCAGCCCCTTTGACTCCTGGCTGACCTCTCGTGGGGTGAAGACCGAGGCCATCCGGATGGAACGCCACAGTGCCAATGCCCTGGAGCTGGCCACCCGACTGGAAAAACGCAAAGGCGTGAAAAGCGTGCGTTACCCCTTCCTGCCCTCGAATCCCCAGTATGAACTGGCGAAGAAGCAGATGCGTGCCGGTTCCGGGATGATGCTGGCCGACTTCGGCCATACTCAGGATCAGGCCCTCGCCTTCATCCGCAAACTCCGCCTCTTCACCCAGGCAGAGAGCTTGGGTGGCATCGAGTCTCTCGTCTGCCACCCCGCCACCATGACCCATGCCTCCATTCCGAAAGAAATTCGTGAGGAAGCCGGCGTCACGGATGGCCTTATCCGTTTCTCCGTGGGCATCGAGCACGTAGAAGATCTATGGGAAGACATCGAGCAGGCGCTCCACGCCTAA
- a CDS encoding YciI family protein, translated as MVTNTPNEYLVLSRGQWDPEASKERIQQTIDDFYLWIEAMVAEGKMKTGQRLAHTGKTVSRHGITDGPFGETKEIIGGYWFVVASSLEEAAEYMQGNPTIQLGLAFELRPLELERASAYRASNENGEG; from the coding sequence ATGGTTACAAACACTCCAAACGAATACCTCGTTCTTTCCCGTGGTCAGTGGGACCCGGAAGCTTCGAAGGAACGCATTCAGCAAACCATTGATGATTTTTATCTTTGGATCGAAGCCATGGTGGCTGAGGGCAAGATGAAGACAGGGCAGCGGTTGGCCCATACGGGCAAAACGGTGTCTCGTCATGGGATCACCGATGGTCCGTTTGGTGAGACTAAGGAGATCATCGGAGGCTACTGGTTTGTTGTTGCTAGCAGTCTGGAAGAAGCGGCCGAATACATGCAGGGGAACCCCACCATCCAGCTAGGATTGGCCTTTGAATTACGGCCCTTGGAATTGGAGCGGGCCAGCGCTTACCGCGCTTCGAATGAAAATGGTGAAGGATGA
- a CDS encoding DUF6714 family protein: protein MGVSRFSTAVVETISTSPCIHDAVECGQIISHHAFNPMMSPEEAKANEYDPDTIAQIELDDEARKEAAQLILQIEAAFAGIPRPAATLSVARGYDDEWILSEDRVLELNAQDPEMTWQEVTDASIQACQEYFFFSDAEGWRFYLPAYMCHYLRDFPDAGWDAVYWACVSLDHVDLLDEAQLRCVDHFVQLCHKYEGL from the coding sequence ATGGGCGTTTCTCGATTTTCTACAGCGGTTGTGGAAACGATATCAACTTCGCCGTGCATCCACGATGCGGTTGAGTGCGGACAGATAATTTCACATCATGCCTTCAACCCCATGATGAGCCCTGAAGAAGCCAAGGCAAACGAATATGATCCTGATACCATCGCCCAGATTGAACTGGATGATGAGGCACGAAAAGAGGCTGCCCAACTCATTCTGCAAATAGAAGCTGCTTTTGCAGGTATCCCGCGTCCTGCAGCCACCCTCAGCGTGGCTCGTGGATATGATGACGAGTGGATCTTATCCGAAGATCGTGTTCTCGAGCTCAATGCCCAAGATCCAGAGATGACGTGGCAAGAGGTCACTGACGCATCCATTCAAGCTTGCCAGGAATATTTCTTTTTCTCGGACGCTGAAGGGTGGCGATTTTACCTGCCAGCTTACATGTGCCATTACCTTCGCGATTTTCCAGATGCCGGATGGGATGCTGTCTATTGGGCCTGCGTGTCTTTGGATCATGTGGACTTGCTTGACGAAGCACAACTGCGTTGTGTCGATCACTTTGTGCAGCTTTGTCACAAGTATGAGGGCCTCTGA
- the tyrS gene encoding tyrosine--tRNA ligase — MLSVQEQLDILKRGTVTIHSEKELAAKLAKGKPLRIKLGVDPTSPDIHLGHAVALRKLRQFQELGHQIVLIIGDFTAMIGDPSGRSTTRPPLTYDDVVANAKTYTDQAFVVLDKDKTEVVFNGAWFKEMPFMEVIKLNARVTLQQMLQREDFKNRVANGTEVRLHEIQYPIMQGWDSVVVKSDVEIGGSDQLFNILVGRDLQKEEGMEPQVCMTLPLLEGLDGVKKMSKSLGNYVGLTDAPKEMFGKLMSIPDELMAKYYLLVLGEEFDASMHPMEAKKQLAAKCVTLYHNAAAAQECRDDWDLRFSKKDMDKVELPILTLADRRDVLGVVQHAYQTVFNQTMSGGDVRRLIQGGSIQLNGEKLSDPKAEPAWESGAVLKLDKKRSVRLA; from the coding sequence ATGCTTTCCGTCCAAGAACAACTCGATATCCTCAAACGTGGCACCGTGACCATTCACAGTGAGAAAGAGCTTGCTGCGAAATTGGCCAAAGGTAAGCCCCTGCGCATCAAATTGGGCGTGGATCCGACCTCTCCCGATATCCATTTGGGGCATGCGGTGGCTTTGAGAAAGCTGCGTCAGTTCCAGGAGTTGGGCCATCAGATCGTGCTCATCATTGGGGACTTCACCGCCATGATTGGTGACCCCAGCGGTCGCTCCACCACCCGCCCACCCCTCACCTATGACGACGTGGTGGCCAATGCCAAGACCTACACGGATCAGGCCTTTGTGGTGCTGGATAAAGACAAGACCGAAGTCGTCTTCAACGGCGCCTGGTTCAAGGAGATGCCCTTCATGGAGGTGATCAAGCTGAATGCCCGTGTGACACTCCAGCAGATGCTTCAGCGTGAGGATTTCAAAAATCGCGTGGCCAATGGCACCGAGGTGCGTCTGCATGAGATCCAATACCCGATCATGCAGGGCTGGGACAGCGTGGTCGTAAAGTCCGATGTCGAGATCGGCGGCAGTGATCAGTTGTTTAACATTTTGGTAGGCCGTGACCTCCAGAAAGAAGAAGGCATGGAGCCTCAGGTCTGCATGACCCTGCCCTTGCTGGAAGGTCTGGATGGCGTGAAGAAGATGTCCAAGTCCCTGGGCAACTACGTGGGCCTGACCGATGCGCCAAAGGAGATGTTCGGTAAGCTCATGAGCATCCCGGATGAACTCATGGCCAAATACTACCTGCTGGTGCTTGGCGAAGAGTTCGATGCCTCCATGCACCCGATGGAAGCCAAGAAGCAACTCGCCGCCAAGTGCGTGACTCTCTATCACAATGCCGCTGCCGCTCAGGAATGCCGTGACGATTGGGATCTGCGCTTCAGCAAAAAAGATATGGATAAGGTAGAGCTCCCCATCCTGACTCTCGCGGATCGTCGTGATGTCCTCGGCGTCGTCCAGCATGCGTATCAGACCGTCTTCAACCAGACCATGTCGGGAGGCGACGTCCGCCGTCTCATCCAGGGCGGCAGCATCCAGCTCAATGGCGAGAAGCTATCCGATCCCAAAGCTGAGCCAGCTTGGGAAAGCGGTGCCGTGCTGAAGCTGGACAAGAAGCGTAGTGTGCGTTTGGCTTGA
- a CDS encoding sulfatase produces the protein MKKLILLTLLLPCLSLAAEAEKPNVLFIAVDDLGNVLGSASQPAVQTPNLERLAAKGIRFERAYNQIPLCNPSRASILSGLRPDQTQVFDLSRHFRDAVPEVVTLPQLFRQSGWAVHRVGKIYHYDVPKGIGTDGLDDKPSWDSVSNPKGRDVTDEALITNPTPEKPVSAALSWLAAEGTDEEQTDGMVATEAIRLLEQNRDRPFFLGVGFFRPHTPFVAPKKYFDLYPLDSISLPDAPPDDRTDIPSAAFAHNNPTPNYGLDELTCRKALQAYCACVSFVDAQVGRVLEALKRLELADKTIIVFWSDHGYHLGEHQGIWQKRTLFEESARAPFIVHWPQAAGNGKLCERIVEFVDIYPTVCDLAGLPLPSHLAGRSLRPLLENPEQAWPYAAVTQILRPGDGQPLMGRSIRTEHWRYTEWDEGRAGVELYDHDKDPMEFTNLATTPQAAPIVDELKQQLQKTASGAVPTFPFDLKRL, from the coding sequence ATGAAAAAGCTCATCCTTCTCACTCTCCTCCTGCCTTGTTTGAGTCTGGCGGCTGAAGCCGAAAAGCCGAATGTGCTCTTCATTGCCGTGGATGATCTGGGCAATGTCCTGGGCTCCGCAAGCCAGCCAGCGGTGCAGACGCCCAATCTGGAAAGACTCGCGGCAAAGGGCATTCGCTTCGAGCGCGCCTACAATCAAATCCCCTTATGCAACCCCAGCCGCGCCTCGATTTTGTCCGGCCTAAGGCCGGATCAAACGCAAGTTTTCGATCTCAGCCGCCATTTTCGTGACGCCGTGCCTGAGGTGGTCACTCTACCTCAGCTTTTCCGGCAATCGGGTTGGGCCGTGCATCGGGTCGGAAAGATTTATCATTACGATGTGCCTAAGGGCATCGGCACCGATGGGCTGGATGACAAGCCCTCCTGGGACAGCGTGAGCAATCCCAAAGGCAGAGACGTAACGGACGAAGCCCTCATCACCAATCCGACGCCTGAAAAACCTGTGAGTGCAGCCCTGAGTTGGCTGGCCGCCGAGGGTACCGATGAAGAACAAACGGATGGCATGGTCGCCACCGAAGCGATTCGCTTGTTGGAGCAAAATCGTGATCGCCCTTTTTTCCTCGGGGTCGGTTTTTTCCGTCCCCACACACCCTTTGTGGCACCGAAGAAATACTTCGATCTGTATCCCCTCGATTCCATTTCACTCCCCGATGCACCTCCCGATGATCGGACGGATATCCCCTCAGCAGCTTTTGCGCACAACAATCCGACCCCTAATTATGGGCTCGACGAACTGACCTGCCGAAAAGCCCTCCAAGCCTATTGCGCTTGTGTCTCCTTTGTGGATGCACAGGTCGGCCGAGTGCTGGAGGCCCTGAAGCGGCTGGAGCTAGCCGACAAGACGATCATCGTCTTCTGGAGTGATCACGGCTATCACCTGGGGGAGCATCAAGGAATCTGGCAAAAGCGCACCTTGTTTGAAGAATCTGCCCGGGCTCCCTTCATCGTTCACTGGCCTCAGGCGGCGGGCAACGGCAAGCTATGTGAGCGTATCGTGGAGTTCGTGGATATTTATCCCACGGTCTGCGACCTTGCGGGGTTACCCCTCCCCTCGCATCTGGCGGGACGCAGCTTGAGACCTTTGCTGGAAAATCCTGAGCAAGCTTGGCCGTATGCGGCGGTGACGCAGATCCTGCGTCCTGGTGATGGCCAACCCCTCATGGGCCGGAGCATCCGCACGGAACACTGGCGCTACACCGAGTGGGATGAAGGCCGCGCAGGCGTCGAGCTCTACGATCATGACAAAGATCCGATGGAGTTTACGAACCTCGCCACCACTCCCCAAGCAGCGCCCATTGTGGATGAACTGAAGCAGCAGCTCCAGAAGACCGCTTCCGGTGCGGTGCCAACGTTCCCGTTCGATCTCAAACGGCTCTAA
- the pdxA gene encoding 4-hydroxythreonine-4-phosphate dehydrogenase PdxA, with the protein MRKPLIAITMGDPAGVGPEICLQLLANDAVTRLATPVIFGDARLLARCARQTGLPAPKRIVSEIEWGEVCQTLDEPAVLDVFGFDAADFQPGKVSAKTGAAAYRYIEKSIDAAKSGQVAAVATAPINKEALRAAGILHPGHTEIFAEKMEATRSCMTFFSEEMVCSLVTIHIGYQDVVPALSTERILEVIELTAAAVQKKLGRKPKLAVCGLNPHAGEHGLFGQGEEEKIIEPAIAEAKKRGHTIEGPLPPDTAFIASKRKVVDAYICMYHDQALIPLKALAFDTAVNTTLGLSVPRTSVDHGTACDIAWQGKANGGSLVEAVLLAAKMAS; encoded by the coding sequence ATGCGTAAACCACTCATCGCCATCACCATGGGCGACCCTGCCGGGGTCGGCCCCGAGATCTGTCTTCAGCTCCTGGCCAACGATGCCGTCACACGATTGGCCACCCCCGTGATCTTTGGCGATGCCCGGCTCCTCGCTCGTTGCGCCCGGCAAACGGGGCTCCCAGCTCCTAAGCGCATCGTTTCCGAAATCGAATGGGGTGAGGTCTGTCAGACTCTGGATGAACCTGCGGTGCTGGATGTGTTTGGCTTTGATGCCGCAGATTTCCAACCCGGCAAAGTTTCCGCAAAAACAGGAGCTGCCGCCTATCGCTACATCGAAAAAAGCATCGACGCGGCGAAGTCAGGTCAGGTCGCGGCGGTCGCAACAGCCCCCATCAACAAAGAAGCCCTACGGGCCGCAGGCATCCTTCATCCGGGCCACACCGAGATCTTTGCCGAAAAGATGGAGGCGACCCGCTCCTGCATGACCTTCTTCTCTGAAGAAATGGTGTGCAGCCTCGTCACCATTCACATCGGCTACCAAGACGTCGTTCCAGCGCTGAGTACAGAACGCATTTTGGAAGTCATCGAGCTCACCGCAGCCGCTGTGCAAAAAAAGTTGGGCCGTAAACCCAAGCTGGCGGTCTGTGGCCTCAATCCCCATGCGGGTGAGCATGGGCTGTTTGGCCAAGGCGAAGAGGAAAAGATCATCGAACCAGCCATCGCCGAAGCCAAAAAACGCGGGCATACCATTGAGGGTCCCCTTCCACCCGACACGGCGTTCATCGCCTCCAAACGTAAAGTCGTCGATGCCTACATCTGTATGTACCACGACCAGGCTCTCATTCCCCTGAAAGCCCTGGCCTTTGATACCGCCGTCAATACCACCCTCGGCCTGTCTGTGCCGCGCACCAGCGTGGATCACGGCACGGCATGCGACATTGCTTGGCAGGGCAAGGCCAATGGCGGCAGTCTGGTGGAGGCTGTACTTTTAGCGGCCAAGATGGCTTCTTGA
- a CDS encoding SLC13 family permease, giving the protein MEFDLIVTLVTLVGAVVLFATEKLPVDIVALLVTGVLLGCQVVTVEEGIAGFSNPAVITVACMFILSAALEKTGALSSIGRLLARGGGGTGMLCFLVMLCVAPVSAFVNNTAAVAVFLPLIFAAAAARKVPASRVLIPLSFAAQFGGVCTLIGTSTNLLVNSIALEANTGGFSMFEFAPLGLILTVAGMAFLLGLGHWLLPHRRSAQLTDTYQLGEYVTELRVMEDSPLIGQSIGATPLSREYDVSVLEIRRGKQILLATVSQIIMTNDLLLVRGQAAKLMAAKSALRIEIEPEFKLKDEALRTTDLQLCEAIVPAASSYAGRTLEELRLGRRTGVIALAVQRTGQVVREKLGTLRLRFGDALLLLGDREGIDRLRSEEGLLILNELESSSLHRHKAPFAFFVMAMVVALAALEVLPILVCALLGVLALLIFRNLRPDQAYAAVDWRVLVMLAGILPLGVAMQKTGAAQAVADFALNFAGKDSPTSMLAALYLVTAILTECMSNNGAAVLMAPIAITTAHSMGMDPKPFLVAVTVAASTSFATPIGYQTNTMVYNAGGYRFSDFLKVGIPLNLLFWGIAVFFIPKFWSFYPG; this is encoded by the coding sequence ATGGAATTTGATCTGATTGTGACGTTAGTCACCTTGGTTGGTGCGGTGGTTCTATTTGCTACAGAGAAGCTACCTGTCGATATCGTGGCGCTTCTGGTGACAGGCGTACTGCTGGGCTGTCAGGTCGTCACGGTGGAGGAGGGCATCGCCGGATTCTCCAACCCCGCAGTGATCACCGTCGCCTGCATGTTCATCTTGAGTGCTGCGTTGGAGAAGACGGGCGCTCTCTCTTCCATCGGGCGTTTGCTCGCGCGTGGTGGGGGCGGAACGGGAATGCTGTGCTTTCTGGTGATGCTGTGCGTGGCCCCAGTGTCCGCCTTCGTCAATAACACTGCGGCCGTCGCGGTCTTCTTGCCCCTGATATTCGCGGCGGCAGCCGCTCGGAAGGTGCCCGCCTCGCGGGTGCTCATTCCTCTGAGTTTCGCCGCTCAGTTCGGAGGGGTATGCACCTTGATCGGCACTTCGACAAATCTGCTGGTGAATTCCATCGCCCTGGAAGCCAACACCGGCGGATTCAGCATGTTTGAGTTCGCTCCGCTCGGATTGATCCTGACGGTAGCTGGCATGGCCTTTCTCCTCGGTTTAGGCCACTGGCTGCTGCCCCACAGACGCTCCGCTCAACTCACGGATACCTATCAGCTCGGTGAATATGTCACTGAGCTGCGTGTCATGGAGGACTCCCCCTTGATCGGTCAGAGCATCGGCGCAACACCTCTGTCCCGGGAATATGATGTCAGCGTGCTGGAGATCCGGCGTGGTAAACAGATTCTCCTCGCCACGGTCAGTCAGATCATCATGACCAATGACCTGCTGTTGGTGCGCGGCCAAGCGGCCAAGCTCATGGCGGCAAAAAGCGCCCTGAGAATCGAAATCGAGCCTGAGTTCAAGCTCAAGGACGAGGCCCTGCGCACCACCGATCTCCAGCTTTGTGAGGCCATCGTGCCTGCGGCATCCTCGTACGCAGGACGGACTCTGGAAGAGCTGCGCCTCGGGCGGCGCACAGGCGTGATCGCCCTAGCCGTGCAACGTACAGGACAGGTGGTGAGGGAAAAACTCGGCACCCTGCGCCTGCGTTTTGGAGACGCGCTCCTTTTGCTGGGAGACCGGGAAGGCATCGACCGCCTCCGCAGTGAGGAAGGTCTGCTCATTCTCAATGAATTGGAAAGCTCCTCGCTTCATCGGCACAAGGCCCCTTTCGCGTTTTTCGTCATGGCCATGGTTGTGGCTTTGGCGGCCCTGGAGGTCTTACCCATTTTGGTATGCGCTTTGCTGGGTGTCTTGGCGCTGTTGATCTTCCGTAACCTGCGTCCGGATCAGGCCTATGCAGCCGTGGATTGGCGGGTGCTGGTCATGCTCGCGGGTATCCTTCCTTTGGGGGTCGCCATGCAGAAAACAGGTGCCGCACAGGCGGTGGCAGACTTTGCACTGAACTTCGCCGGAAAGGATAGTCCCACCAGCATGCTCGCCGCCTTGTATCTGGTCACAGCCATTCTCACCGAGTGCATGAGCAACAACGGAGCCGCCGTTCTCATGGCCCCCATCGCCATCACCACCGCCCATAGCATGGGCATGGACCCGAAGCCTTTCCTCGTCGCCGTCACCGTCGCCGCCTCCACCAGTTTTGCCACACCGATTGGCTATCAAACCAACACGATGGTTTACAATGCGGGGGGCTATCGGTTCAGCGACTTCCTCAAAGTCGGTATTCCCCTGAACCTCTTGTTCTGGGGAATTGCGGTGTTTTTCATTCCAAAGTTTTGGTCGTTCTATCCCGGGTAG